A portion of the Paenibacillus marchantiae genome contains these proteins:
- a CDS encoding DeoR/GlpR family DNA-binding transcription regulator → MNPLKRHEKIMEALLERQEVTVSDLSELLQVTGKTVREDLDKLEGMGLLVRVHGGAMLAQNDQYGILTSRGATEKHHSEKTEIAERALAYIRPGDIVALDGGSTTLEMAKRMDNQSITVVTNDLFIIAELTKKEQVRLVVPGGARVRNMLVGDDTAAFISGLNIHKAFISTTALHPEFGLSIYTGDLVPLKKAMISASQQVYGVVDHYKFGQFALRTFAHCSELDCIISDSRLDEETAALYRQNGIEVDYQS, encoded by the coding sequence ATGAATCCATTGAAAAGACATGAAAAAATTATGGAGGCTCTGCTGGAGCGGCAGGAAGTCACCGTGAGTGATCTGAGTGAACTGCTGCAGGTGACGGGCAAGACCGTACGGGAGGATCTCGATAAGCTGGAAGGTATGGGATTGCTCGTACGTGTCCATGGGGGTGCGATGCTGGCTCAGAACGACCAGTACGGCATCCTCACGAGTCGTGGGGCTACGGAAAAGCATCATTCGGAAAAAACGGAGATTGCTGAGCGAGCCCTTGCTTATATCCGGCCAGGAGATATTGTTGCGCTGGACGGCGGAAGCACCACGTTGGAGATGGCGAAGCGTATGGACAATCAGTCCATTACGGTGGTTACCAATGATCTGTTCATCATTGCTGAGCTGACCAAAAAGGAGCAGGTGCGACTGGTTGTGCCCGGTGGGGCAAGAGTCCGCAATATGCTGGTGGGAGACGATACGGCGGCCTTCATTTCCGGTCTCAACATTCATAAAGCGTTTATCTCAACGACGGCACTTCATCCGGAATTTGGACTTTCCATATATACAGGAGATCTGGTGCCGCTAAAAAAAGCAATGATCTCTGCTTCTCAGCAGGTCTATGGCGTCGTGGATCATTATAAATTCGGACAATTTGCCCTTCGGACCTTTGCACACTGTTCGGAGCTGGACTGTATCATCAGCGATAGTCGCTTGGATGAGGAGACAGCAGCCCTATACAGACAAAATGGCATCGAAGTGGATTATCAGAGCTGA
- the kduI gene encoding 5-dehydro-4-deoxy-D-glucuronate isomerase, with protein sequence MQNRYAAHPNEVKNYDTSRLREEFLMEQLFATDELVTVYSHVDRYIVGTAVPQSKDIALEVNLKDIGTNFFLERREIGIINVGGHGTVTADGQGYEIGAKECLYIGRGVKEVVFKSSGKDQPAQFYFVSTPAHHTYPTVKATQEQAQPNHLGSIESSNERTIYRYIHQGEGGIQSCQLVMGITELDKGNMWNTMPAHTHNRRSEVYLYFNLPEDGVVFHMMGEPNETRHLVVRDRQAIISPSWSVHSGVGTSSYTFCWAMAGENQTFEDMDGVAMKDLK encoded by the coding sequence ATGCAAAACCGTTATGCTGCACACCCAAATGAAGTGAAAAACTATGATACCTCCCGTCTGCGCGAGGAATTTCTGATGGAGCAATTGTTTGCCACAGATGAGTTGGTAACCGTTTACTCTCATGTAGATCGTTATATTGTAGGAACGGCTGTACCTCAAAGCAAGGATATCGCACTTGAAGTGAATCTGAAGGATATCGGAACGAACTTTTTCCTAGAGCGTCGTGAAATCGGTATCATTAATGTTGGAGGCCATGGAACCGTGACAGCTGACGGTCAAGGCTACGAGATTGGTGCGAAAGAATGCCTGTACATCGGCAGAGGTGTAAAAGAAGTCGTGTTCAAGAGCAGCGGCAAGGATCAGCCGGCTCAGTTTTATTTTGTATCCACACCGGCTCACCACACATATCCAACAGTAAAAGCAACGCAAGAACAAGCTCAGCCGAACCACCTCGGCAGCATCGAAAGCTCGAATGAACGGACGATCTATCGCTATATCCATCAGGGAGAAGGCGGGATTCAGAGCTGTCAGCTGGTGATGGGCATTACGGAACTCGACAAGGGTAACATGTGGAATACGATGCCTGCACATACCCACAACCGCCGTTCCGAAGTATACTTGTATTTCAACCTGCCGGAAGATGGCGTCGTATTCCATATGATGGGCGAGCCAAATGAAACACGGCATCTGGTTGTACGTGACCGTCAGGCCATCATCTCTCCAAGCTGGTCTGTCCACAGTGGTGTCGGTACGAGCAGCTATACCTTCTGCTGGGCAATGGCTGGGGAAAACCAGACGTTCGAGGATATGGACGGCGTGGCGATGAAAGACCTGAAATAG
- a CDS encoding glycoside hydrolase family 13 protein yields MNRAWWKEAVVYQVYWRSFLDANRDGIGDLEGLMLKLDYIKSLGIDVIWLNPIYESPDKDNGYDIADYYRIMAKAGTMEQFKQLLDKVHELGMKLIMDLVVNHTSEQHAWFEESRSSVDNPKRDWYIWKPGKQDSPPNNWRSYFEPSTWTYDERTGEYYFHSFAKEQPDLNWENPELRQEIYRMMRFWLDQGIDGFRMDVINLLAKLEGFPDAEHPENIDYLGNNPGIHEYLQEMNREVLQHYDIMTVGEIPFVTPEDGLLYVGDNRKELHTLFHFQVADDMPTWDLTRYKEIQESWYEAFRHEGWNSQFLNNHDHTRQVSRYGNDGQYRVQSAKQLATMIHTLPGTPYVFQGEEIGMTGVRFSSIDEYHDIAMKNKYKEEIGKGRAPDEVLHSLQPLSRDNSRTPMQWDSSKHAGFTEGQPWMKVNPNYEEINVERDLAAQDSIFAYYQQLIALRKTHAVMVYGDYSDQSAGEEHVYAYSRSLDGETWLVILNHSDREQSYRLPASFADRATNARLIIGNLDRSTSDEVRNGTVRLRPYEALIYSL; encoded by the coding sequence ATGAACCGGGCATGGTGGAAAGAAGCCGTGGTATATCAGGTCTACTGGCGGAGCTTCCTGGATGCGAATAGGGACGGCATCGGGGATTTGGAGGGCTTGATGCTCAAGCTCGACTATATCAAAAGTCTGGGTATTGATGTCATCTGGCTTAATCCCATTTATGAATCGCCGGATAAAGATAACGGATATGACATAGCGGATTATTACCGCATCATGGCGAAAGCCGGAACGATGGAGCAGTTCAAGCAATTGCTGGACAAGGTCCATGAACTGGGCATGAAGCTCATTATGGATCTGGTGGTCAATCATACATCAGAGCAGCATGCATGGTTTGAAGAATCACGTTCATCCGTCGATAATCCGAAACGCGACTGGTATATATGGAAGCCGGGGAAACAGGATAGCCCGCCGAACAACTGGCGCTCCTATTTTGAACCGTCGACCTGGACCTACGACGAGCGGACGGGAGAGTATTATTTCCACTCCTTTGCCAAGGAGCAGCCTGATCTGAATTGGGAAAATCCCGAGCTGCGTCAGGAAATTTACCGGATGATGCGTTTCTGGCTAGATCAGGGTATTGACGGCTTCCGCATGGATGTTATTAATCTGCTCGCTAAGCTGGAAGGTTTCCCGGATGCGGAGCACCCGGAGAACATTGATTATCTGGGCAATAATCCGGGCATTCATGAATATTTGCAGGAAATGAATCGGGAGGTTCTCCAGCATTATGACATCATGACTGTAGGAGAAATTCCGTTTGTCACACCAGAGGATGGCCTTCTGTATGTGGGGGATAACCGGAAAGAGCTGCATACGTTATTTCATTTCCAGGTGGCGGATGACATGCCTACATGGGATCTGACACGGTACAAGGAAATTCAGGAGAGCTGGTATGAAGCGTTCCGACATGAAGGTTGGAACTCCCAGTTCCTGAACAATCACGATCACACCCGGCAGGTTTCGAGGTACGGCAATGATGGACAATACCGTGTGCAATCCGCCAAACAACTGGCGACCATGATTCATACCCTTCCGGGAACACCGTATGTATTCCAGGGAGAGGAGATCGGCATGACGGGTGTCCGGTTCTCTTCCATTGATGAATATCACGATATTGCAATGAAGAACAAATATAAAGAAGAAATCGGTAAAGGCCGTGCGCCAGATGAAGTGCTCCACAGTCTTCAGCCGCTGAGCCGGGATAATTCCCGCACGCCAATGCAGTGGGACAGCAGCAAGCACGCCGGGTTTACCGAAGGGCAGCCGTGGATGAAGGTGAATCCCAACTATGAAGAGATTAATGTGGAGCGGGATTTGGCTGCGCAGGACTCCATATTTGCATATTACCAGCAGCTGATTGCCCTGCGTAAAACACACGCGGTTATGGTCTATGGAGATTATAGTGACCAATCGGCAGGGGAAGAGCATGTATATGCATATAGCCGCAGTCTGGATGGAGAGACATGGCTTGTCATTCTCAATCACTCGGACCGGGAGCAGTCCTATCGTCTGCCTGCTTCATTCGCTGATCGAGCGACGAATGCCCGCTTGATCATTGGCAATCTGGATCGGTCAACCTCCGATGAGGTTAGAAACGGCACCGTTCGTTTGCGTCCTTATGAGGCGCTCATTTACTCCTTATAA
- the pgmB gene encoding beta-phosphoglucomutase, with protein MKGNGALQAVIFDLDGVITDTAEYHYVAWKKLGESLDIPFDREFNEQLKGISRGESLARILRLGGKEEAFSAEEKEEFAQRKNEHYVSLLDSLTPEHTYPGIRELLLELQASGIPAVIASASKNAPQILKALELDSLFRFVVHPDSVPNGKPAPDLFLRGAEEVGADVKACIGIEDAQAGIEAIKSAGMIAVGIGEEAVLKGSGADVVLKDTTQLTLSFLERTLQEHSH; from the coding sequence ATGAAAGGGAACGGAGCACTTCAAGCCGTTATTTTTGATTTGGATGGTGTCATTACTGACACGGCGGAGTACCATTATGTAGCGTGGAAGAAGCTGGGGGAATCGCTGGATATTCCGTTTGATCGGGAGTTCAACGAGCAGTTAAAGGGCATTAGCCGTGGGGAGTCACTGGCGCGCATTTTACGTCTGGGTGGCAAGGAAGAGGCGTTTTCGGCTGAGGAAAAGGAAGAATTCGCACAGCGTAAAAACGAACATTACGTCTCGTTGCTGGACTCGCTGACACCGGAGCATACCTACCCTGGAATTCGGGAATTGCTGCTTGAGCTGCAAGCTTCAGGCATTCCTGCGGTGATCGCCTCGGCCAGTAAAAATGCCCCTCAAATTCTGAAGGCGCTAGAGTTGGACTCGCTGTTCCGCTTTGTGGTACATCCGGATTCCGTACCAAACGGCAAGCCAGCACCTGATCTATTCCTGCGCGGAGCGGAAGAAGTGGGTGCTGACGTTAAAGCCTGCATCGGCATCGAGGATGCGCAGGCGGGTATTGAGGCCATCAAATCCGCAGGCATGATCGCCGTGGGTATTGGTGAAGAAGCTGTACTTAAAGGTTCCGGAGCGGACGTGGTGCTGAAAGATACTACACAGCTCACGCTGTCCTTCCTGGAGCGTACGTTGCAGGAGCACAGCCATTAA
- a CDS encoding alpha-L-rhamnosidase-related protein, with translation MATLTSRHPFNLYYNAGEYVKICGTQDGYFPDFGHHMANEMGGVWLHPIKLLDGFWLKVTDLDRNIAVWARADGFTSESWGGSRFDYDHGLSHIPVSIERNQFAPDYEKGMVAEYEISAYGKGTTRLKLELLSRTDLRPVWYSDEIGIIPGAGETAEAISSRKVIVKDDAQDWYAMIGSDLPGTVMTVGPEIYGPELTAGKGTGISFVTECTLEEKDVFRFRLFVAGSESSREACEQTYAVIERNYVSLKEQKQQLYDQLDQRAVLTIEGEDELNEQFAWVKRNNQWLVQQVDGIGRGLTAGGPTYPWWFGCDSTYALQGVLATGDHQLVRDTLNLLLEKSKEANGNGRFVHEVTTIGAVSNRGNTQETAHYIAFVWEMFLWTGDGALLREHYDYCVQGIDWLLGEMDPDGDLFPSGYGIIEIAGLNMELIDSAVYTAKALQALEHMSLYLGETKRHQTYQKLAERAVRAVNDVYWSEKDSLYADAVAPVSDIVPKVDYMVSLAEKQGITDYREYVEGLLADAGEDQKDRGWLLNKNWVIVTPMEAGIADQDKAQRALEAMRNRDFIGEYGTYLAAMYQQGTMTISTGAHAVAEAAYGHPDHALDLLRRMGKSFSRVVPGSFSEMSPDYGCVVQAWTIYALAVPVVRHFFGVQPEAQHRRVTLSPNMPQAWDTKTCSLEHLMVGDAEFDIHFESREGKRYASISNASGWTVVLDWKGERRESNEKRIEWQLEQ, from the coding sequence ATGGCCACATTAACAAGCAGACATCCTTTTAATTTGTATTATAACGCAGGTGAATATGTAAAGATTTGCGGTACCCAGGACGGATACTTTCCCGACTTTGGGCATCATATGGCTAACGAAATGGGCGGTGTATGGCTGCATCCGATCAAGCTGCTGGACGGCTTCTGGCTGAAGGTAACCGATCTGGATCGCAACATTGCGGTATGGGCAAGGGCAGACGGATTCACAAGTGAATCCTGGGGCGGAAGCCGGTTCGATTATGATCACGGATTGAGCCACATTCCGGTATCCATTGAACGCAACCAGTTTGCCCCCGATTATGAAAAAGGCATGGTCGCAGAGTATGAGATCAGCGCTTACGGCAAAGGAACAACCCGGCTCAAGCTGGAGCTGCTGTCACGTACCGATCTCCGTCCAGTGTGGTATTCCGATGAGATCGGAATTATCCCAGGAGCGGGTGAAACGGCAGAAGCTATTTCTTCGCGCAAAGTCATCGTCAAAGATGATGCCCAAGACTGGTATGCCATGATTGGAAGTGACCTGCCTGGAACGGTAATGACGGTTGGTCCTGAGATTTACGGACCAGAACTGACGGCAGGCAAGGGCACAGGCATTTCTTTTGTAACCGAATGCACGCTGGAGGAGAAGGATGTGTTCCGCTTCCGGTTATTTGTTGCCGGTTCGGAGTCGTCCCGTGAAGCCTGTGAGCAGACTTATGCAGTCATCGAACGTAACTACGTCAGCTTGAAAGAGCAGAAGCAGCAACTCTACGACCAGTTGGATCAGCGCGCAGTGCTGACCATTGAAGGCGAGGATGAGCTGAACGAGCAATTTGCCTGGGTGAAGCGTAATAATCAGTGGCTGGTGCAGCAAGTAGACGGCATTGGTCGTGGATTGACGGCAGGTGGACCCACGTATCCGTGGTGGTTCGGCTGTGACAGTACGTATGCGCTTCAGGGTGTGCTTGCTACGGGAGACCATCAACTGGTGCGGGATACGCTGAATTTGTTGCTGGAGAAATCCAAGGAAGCAAACGGTAATGGACGTTTTGTGCATGAAGTGACCACGATAGGAGCCGTGTCTAATCGCGGCAACACGCAGGAGACGGCACACTATATCGCCTTTGTATGGGAAATGTTCCTGTGGACCGGAGATGGTGCACTTCTGCGCGAGCATTATGACTATTGTGTTCAGGGAATCGACTGGCTGCTGGGTGAGATGGACCCGGACGGAGACCTGTTCCCTTCCGGTTACGGCATCATCGAGATTGCCGGATTGAATATGGAGCTTATTGATAGTGCCGTATATACAGCCAAGGCTCTTCAGGCGCTGGAGCATATGAGTCTCTATTTGGGTGAAACGAAGCGGCATCAGACATATCAAAAACTGGCTGAAAGAGCGGTACGCGCAGTGAATGATGTGTATTGGTCTGAAAAAGACAGCCTCTATGCGGATGCCGTTGCACCTGTTTCTGATATTGTGCCCAAGGTGGATTACATGGTTTCTCTCGCTGAAAAGCAAGGGATCACAGACTACCGGGAGTACGTGGAAGGATTGCTTGCCGATGCAGGTGAGGATCAGAAAGATCGCGGTTGGCTGCTGAACAAAAACTGGGTCATTGTCACCCCGATGGAAGCAGGAATTGCCGATCAGGACAAAGCACAGCGTGCTCTGGAAGCGATGCGAAACCGTGACTTCATTGGTGAATACGGTACTTATCTTGCGGCCATGTATCAACAAGGCACGATGACAATCTCTACCGGAGCACATGCGGTTGCAGAAGCGGCGTACGGACATCCGGATCACGCACTGGATTTACTGCGTCGGATGGGGAAAAGCTTCTCACGTGTAGTGCCAGGTTCTTTCTCGGAGATGTCCCCGGACTACGGCTGTGTAGTGCAGGCGTGGACCATCTATGCACTGGCTGTACCAGTCGTACGACATTTCTTCGGCGTTCAACCGGAAGCACAGCATCGCCGTGTAACCTTATCACCTAATATGCCGCAGGCATGGGATACCAAAACATGCAGTCTGGAGCACCTGATGGTAGGCGATGCGGAGTTCGATATTCATTTTGAATCCCGTGAGGGCAAACGTTATGCGAGCATTTCCAACGCATCGGGCTGGACGGTCGTTCTGGACTGGAAGGGCGAAAGACGGGAAAGCAACGAGAAACGAATCGAATGGCAACTAGAGCAATGA
- a CDS encoding carbohydrate ABC transporter permease, with product MNQATTRKPVYSKLFSMLMLIAGAAVVLIPLLWTFATSLKTPAEVFKDDFFPAVWMWSNYKNAVLAIPFFTFLKNTLIILIPVLVGTVFSSALCAYGFARFNFRGKRTLFLVLLATMMLPSQVTMIPMFIMFKEIGWVDTFLPLIIPAFFGGGAFNIFLIRQFMRGIPRDLDESAFVDGANKMQIFTKIMLPLSMPPLIAVSIFTFMGVWNDFQGPLIYLNSSEKYTLALGLSMFKGLYNVEWNMLMAATMLIMLPPLLVFFVAQKYFIEGISISSAIKG from the coding sequence ATGAATCAAGCAACGACACGGAAACCGGTCTACTCGAAACTATTCTCTATGCTCATGCTTATCGCTGGTGCAGCCGTCGTGCTGATCCCACTGTTATGGACGTTTGCAACGTCTCTTAAAACACCTGCCGAGGTGTTCAAAGATGATTTTTTCCCGGCTGTATGGATGTGGTCTAACTATAAAAATGCCGTCTTGGCCATCCCGTTTTTTACATTTTTGAAAAATACGCTGATTATTCTGATTCCGGTATTAGTCGGTACCGTATTCTCGTCTGCCCTATGTGCGTATGGTTTCGCCCGGTTTAACTTCCGCGGCAAACGCACGCTGTTCCTGGTGCTATTGGCGACGATGATGCTGCCTTCACAGGTAACGATGATCCCGATGTTCATCATGTTCAAGGAAATCGGCTGGGTTGATACATTTTTACCACTCATTATCCCTGCATTCTTCGGGGGCGGAGCGTTTAACATCTTCCTGATTCGCCAGTTCATGCGCGGTATTCCGCGTGATCTCGATGAGTCTGCTTTTGTTGACGGAGCCAATAAAATGCAGATTTTCACTAAAATCATGCTGCCGCTTTCCATGCCGCCACTGATTGCCGTATCGATCTTTACCTTTATGGGCGTATGGAATGACTTCCAAGGACCACTCATTTATCTGAACTCCAGTGAGAAGTATACGCTGGCTCTCGGATTGTCCATGTTCAAAGGGTTGTATAACGTGGAATGGAACATGCTCATGGCTGCAACGATGCTGATTATGCTTCCGCCACTCCTTGTATTCTTTGTTGCACAAAAATACTTTATTGAAGGCATTTCCATCTCTTCTGCAATCAAGGGCTAA
- a CDS encoding carbohydrate ABC transporter permease produces MRNSKSERAGYWFILPWLIGLLLFTIGPMLFSLLLAFSKWDIITGVQSIEWVGLDNFKTMFHDELFYQSLKVTFIFALVSVPLYQVASLLIALLLNMRNRGMKFFRLIYFMPSVIPAVAASMMWIMIFNPEYGILNRALAFFGVQGPAWLQDPSYALGALIVMGLWGVGNTIIIYLSGLQGVPEELYEAANLDGAGPFQRFFNITLPMISPTVFFNVIMGIIGGFQYFTQAFVMTNGGPLNSTLFYNLYLYNKAFTDFEMGYASALSWVLFIIILAFTLLVIRSSSMWVYYQGDNEKD; encoded by the coding sequence ATGCGTAATTCTAAATCCGAGCGTGCCGGGTATTGGTTCATATTGCCCTGGCTTATAGGCTTGTTGCTCTTTACCATTGGTCCAATGTTATTCTCCCTGCTGCTGGCATTTAGTAAATGGGATATTATCACCGGCGTACAATCGATCGAATGGGTCGGTCTGGATAACTTCAAAACGATGTTTCATGATGAGCTTTTCTATCAATCGTTGAAAGTTACCTTTATCTTCGCTCTGGTATCCGTACCACTATATCAAGTGGCATCACTGCTTATCGCCTTGCTGCTGAATATGCGGAACAGAGGCATGAAATTTTTCCGATTGATCTATTTCATGCCATCCGTCATTCCAGCTGTAGCGGCATCAATGATGTGGATTATGATTTTCAATCCGGAATACGGCATTCTGAACCGGGCGCTTGCCTTTTTCGGCGTACAGGGGCCAGCTTGGCTTCAAGATCCGAGCTATGCGCTGGGCGCACTGATTGTCATGGGTTTGTGGGGCGTCGGCAATACGATCATCATTTATTTGTCCGGCTTGCAGGGCGTTCCTGAAGAGCTGTATGAAGCTGCCAATCTGGATGGCGCGGGACCGTTTCAACGGTTTTTCAACATTACATTACCTATGATTTCCCCAACGGTGTTCTTCAACGTAATTATGGGTATCATCGGTGGATTCCAGTATTTTACACAAGCATTTGTTATGACCAACGGGGGACCGCTTAACTCGACCTTGTTCTATAACTTGTATCTGTACAATAAAGCTTTTACCGATTTTGAAATGGGTTATGCTTCGGCATTGTCCTGGGTATTGTTCATCATCATTCTGGCGTTTACGTTGCTGGTCATCCGCAGCTCTTCGATGTGGGTCTATTACCAGGGCGATAACGAAAAGGATTGA
- a CDS encoding ABC transporter substrate-binding protein — MKKGSASLVMMLILVLVLSACSSGGSNSAEGGKGEKVKLTFSVWGDVNSGADEVKLAEEFNAAHPDIEVKFEPIPSEGYGTKLTTSLAAGQAPDVFLVGEGDYYKYVDKGVIEPLDDYLSKDTAFNLDIFQKDLIENMKIEGKQYYLPKDFNPLALWYNKRMFDEAGIPYPTDEWTWDDMIATAQKLTKKDGKKYTQFGFNAGKWEYPIYTYLWDNGTDIANEDGTAAEGYMNSEKTIAAMDKYVSWSQGDSRVSPTPLDSETLGGDSSMFMTDKLAMMITGRWIKGDLDKSDVQYGSALIPQNTDGTRSSIIASAGWAINAAGKNKEAAYELVKWLSGTDAQKLRSANGKVLPATVKELDEVKAKEVADKPVIEMMDYAKKPVTMRSTNGPVFVEEFTKALEKVLLGKQDVKGALDEAAKNVDSKIK, encoded by the coding sequence ATGAAAAAAGGGTCCGCAAGTTTGGTCATGATGCTGATTTTGGTATTAGTGTTATCTGCGTGTTCTTCAGGTGGAAGCAACAGCGCGGAAGGCGGAAAAGGAGAAAAAGTAAAACTCACCTTCTCCGTATGGGGGGATGTCAACTCTGGTGCGGATGAAGTGAAGCTTGCGGAAGAGTTCAATGCTGCACACCCGGATATCGAAGTGAAGTTTGAGCCTATTCCAAGTGAAGGTTATGGAACAAAACTCACTACATCTCTGGCAGCAGGTCAGGCTCCAGACGTATTCCTGGTTGGTGAAGGCGACTACTACAAATACGTTGATAAAGGTGTAATTGAGCCACTCGACGATTATTTGAGCAAAGACACTGCCTTTAATCTGGATATTTTCCAAAAGGATCTCATTGAAAATATGAAAATCGAAGGCAAACAATACTACTTGCCTAAAGATTTCAACCCACTTGCACTTTGGTACAACAAACGCATGTTTGATGAAGCGGGAATCCCTTATCCAACAGATGAATGGACTTGGGATGACATGATTGCAACTGCACAGAAACTGACTAAAAAAGATGGAAAAAAATATACTCAATTCGGATTCAACGCAGGCAAATGGGAATATCCGATTTATACGTACCTGTGGGATAACGGTACAGACATCGCGAATGAGGATGGAACAGCTGCGGAAGGCTACATGAACAGTGAAAAAACGATAGCGGCAATGGATAAATATGTATCCTGGTCTCAAGGAGATAGCCGTGTATCCCCGACGCCACTGGATTCCGAGACACTTGGCGGAGATTCATCGATGTTCATGACAGACAAGCTCGCCATGATGATTACAGGTCGTTGGATCAAAGGTGATCTCGACAAATCCGATGTTCAATATGGTTCTGCACTGATTCCACAAAATACGGACGGTACTCGTTCAAGCATTATCGCAAGTGCAGGTTGGGCGATCAACGCAGCCGGTAAAAATAAAGAAGCGGCTTATGAACTGGTGAAATGGCTCTCGGGTACAGATGCACAGAAGCTTCGTTCTGCGAACGGTAAAGTACTGCCAGCGACTGTGAAAGAACTGGACGAAGTCAAAGCCAAAGAAGTAGCAGACAAACCGGTCATCGAAATGATGGATTATGCTAAAAAACCGGTTACCATGCGTTCTACAAACGGACCTGTGTTTGTTGAAGAATTCACCAAGGCGCTGGAAAAAGTGCTGCTTGGCAAACAGGATGTCAAAGGCGCTCTGGATGAAGCTGCGAAGAACGTTGACAGCAAAATCAAGTAA